One genomic region from bacterium encodes:
- a CDS encoding TonB-dependent receptor, whose protein sequence is MLFLVCLLLPLMAGSAWGMFGRIVDAETGRPVAAATVRVPGTGYTTITDDDGHFVLAALPPGSFELTVTHVAYHPFRKTVDGIDDLGVIRLTPLVIEGQEIVVTGTRARRGESPAAFDNLSREEIRRSHYAQDVPMLLTESPGVYAYSDNGNGIGYSYLSIRGFPQRRISVLVNGVPLNDPESHEVYWIDLPDLPENTQDIQVQRGVGTTLYGANSIGGTVNVLTHYLSPSRELTVHSGFGSYDTRKFTVGFSSGLIEDKHAVYGRFSRIVSDGYRDNAWTDLWSYFLSAARYDEKWTNRLNLFGGPEQTHLAYKGLPRWYLNGDTSYYDSHPEVQDDFPRPTGDPTVDRRFNPFTWDGETDNFNQPHYQWISEYRPDSLWRLENTLYYIKGEGYYDQLRAGADFGQYQLHPFPQPAPDGDTTMVDEADQIWRRRWVDNDFWGFIPRVTRSHARGELTAGVEFSRLTADHWAEVQSVRPAPPDFIPGQRYYDYDGRKTVLTPFVQEVFTPDPRLTITGALSYSFKRYELTANRFPNAYGQRVEHSTDYHFVSPRLGLTVRPADGWTAFASVSYNEQEPTNDEVFDATDYYADAHSFFRDVKSGGDGVLTGSDPIIDPERLINYEVGLSWQKPRWRVEANLYQMRFHDEIVYNGQINDDGVPIRANAPTSIHQGIELAWAVTPARGLTLEGNTSLSDNYFDQFIEYVPDWANWGEVLPIDTVDRGGNTIAGFPNRLANLRLTYEHRYASISGHLFHAGELYIDNSNEREKRIAPYTVFNLRGVVKLEEAIGWAGVDLFAQINNLFDEEYETGGYVDEEGPLFIPAAKRNVYVGLRARL, encoded by the coding sequence ATGTTGTTCCTCGTCTGTCTGCTTCTCCCCCTCATGGCCGGTTCCGCCTGGGGCATGTTCGGGCGGATTGTCGATGCGGAAACCGGTCGTCCGGTGGCGGCGGCCACGGTGCGTGTGCCCGGGACCGGCTACACGACCATCACCGACGATGACGGCCACTTTGTGCTGGCCGCTCTGCCACCGGGATCGTTCGAACTGACCGTGACGCACGTCGCCTACCACCCCTTCCGCAAGACGGTCGACGGCATCGACGATCTGGGCGTGATCCGGTTGACGCCGCTGGTCATCGAGGGCCAGGAGATCGTGGTGACCGGCACACGCGCCCGGCGGGGGGAATCGCCGGCGGCCTTCGACAACCTCTCGCGCGAGGAAATCCGCCGCAGCCATTACGCACAGGATGTCCCGATGCTGCTCACTGAATCACCAGGGGTTTACGCCTATTCTGACAACGGCAACGGCATCGGGTACTCGTACCTTTCGATCCGCGGATTCCCTCAGCGGCGCATTTCGGTGCTGGTCAACGGGGTGCCGCTCAACGATCCGGAGTCGCACGAGGTCTACTGGATCGACCTGCCCGACCTGCCGGAAAACACGCAAGACATTCAGGTGCAGCGCGGGGTGGGCACCACCCTCTACGGGGCCAACTCGATCGGCGGCACGGTCAACGTCCTCACCCACTACCTGTCGCCATCGCGCGAGTTGACGGTCCATTCGGGGTTTGGATCATATGACACACGCAAGTTCACCGTCGGGTTCAGTTCGGGGCTCATCGAGGACAAGCATGCGGTCTATGGCCGCTTCTCGCGGATTGTCTCCGACGGCTACCGTGACAACGCCTGGACCGACCTGTGGTCGTATTTCCTGTCGGCGGCGCGCTACGATGAGAAGTGGACCAACCGTCTGAACCTCTTCGGCGGTCCGGAACAAACGCATCTGGCCTATAAGGGCCTGCCGCGCTGGTACCTCAACGGCGACACGTCTTACTACGACAGCCACCCCGAGGTGCAGGACGACTTCCCGCGTCCGACCGGAGATCCGACTGTAGACCGCCGCTTCAATCCATTCACCTGGGACGGCGAGACCGACAACTTCAACCAGCCGCACTACCAGTGGATCAGCGAGTACCGCCCCGATTCGCTCTGGCGGCTGGAGAACACGCTCTACTACATCAAGGGCGAGGGATACTACGATCAACTGCGCGCCGGGGCGGATTTCGGGCAGTACCAGCTCCATCCCTTCCCGCAGCCGGCGCCGGATGGCGACACGACGATGGTCGACGAAGCCGATCAAATCTGGCGGCGGCGCTGGGTGGACAACGACTTCTGGGGATTCATCCCGCGCGTGACCCGCAGTCACGCGCGCGGCGAGCTGACCGCCGGGGTCGAGTTCAGTCGCCTGACCGCCGACCATTGGGCCGAAGTGCAGTCGGTGCGTCCCGCGCCGCCCGATTTCATCCCGGGTCAGCGATACTACGACTACGATGGCCGCAAGACCGTCCTGACGCCGTTTGTGCAGGAGGTGTTCACGCCCGATCCGCGCCTGACCATCACCGGCGCGCTGTCGTATTCGTTCAAACGCTACGAACTGACCGCCAACCGCTTTCCGAATGCCTACGGCCAGCGGGTCGAGCACAGCACCGACTACCATTTTGTCTCGCCGCGGCTCGGATTGACGGTACGTCCCGCCGATGGCTGGACCGCGTTTGCCAGTGTCAGTTACAACGAGCAGGAGCCGACCAACGACGAGGTTTTCGACGCGACGGATTACTACGCCGACGCCCACTCCTTCTTCCGCGACGTGAAAAGCGGCGGCGACGGAGTCCTCACCGGCTCAGACCCGATCATCGATCCGGAGCGGCTGATCAACTACGAGGTCGGGCTGTCGTGGCAGAAACCGCGCTGGCGCGTCGAGGCCAATCTGTACCAGATGCGGTTCCATGACGAGATCGTTTACAACGGCCAGATCAACGATGATGGAGTGCCGATCCGCGCCAATGCCCCCACTTCGATCCATCAGGGGATCGAACTGGCCTGGGCGGTGACGCCGGCGCGGGGGCTCACGCTGGAGGGAAACACGTCGCTGTCGGACAATTACTTCGATCAATTCATTGAGTATGTCCCCGACTGGGCCAATTGGGGCGAGGTCCTGCCGATCGACACGGTTGATCGCGGCGGCAACACGATCGCCGGCTTTCCGAACCGGCTGGCCAACCTGCGGCTCACCTACGAGCATCGCTACGCGAGCATCTCCGGTCATCTGTTCCATGCCGGGGAGCTCTACATCGACAACTCAAACGAGCGGGAAAAACGCATCGCCCCCTACACCGTGTTCAACCTGCGCGGCGTGGTGAAACTGGAGGAGGCAATCGGCTGGGCGGGCGTCGACCTGTTTGCGCAGATCAACAATCTGTTCGACGAGGAGTACGAGACCGGCGGTTATGTGGATGAGGAGGGGCCGTTGTTCATTCCAGCCGCCAAGCGCAATGTGTATGTTGGACTGCGGGCACGCCTGTGA
- a CDS encoding ABC transporter permease encodes MPILGPLKHFAGDVQGLTFYSGRLFVRLFSRPFYFADMLEQMYLLGVGSLFLVVLTGVFAGQGMALQFSIELADFGSKNYLGRVMAIAIIRELGPVLAGLMVAARVAAGITAELGSMKSSEQIDALVAFGVDPIKKLAVPRFWALFIMMPILTIICDFVAIAGGYIIAVYIAHSSGTAYWTNVIYKLTLGNFIIGLVKPFLFAMIIASISTYMGFSTAGGTKGVGRSTTDSVVACSITILMINFLFTRLVVPRLQGLM; translated from the coding sequence ATGCCCATACTCGGCCCACTGAAACACTTTGCCGGCGACGTCCAGGGGCTGACGTTCTATTCCGGGCGGCTGTTCGTCCGGCTGTTCTCGCGCCCGTTCTACTTTGCCGACATGCTTGAGCAGATGTACCTGTTGGGTGTCGGGTCGCTGTTTCTGGTGGTACTGACCGGCGTTTTCGCCGGGCAGGGGATGGCGTTGCAGTTTTCCATCGAGTTGGCGGATTTCGGCTCGAAGAACTACTTGGGCCGGGTGATGGCGATCGCCATCATCCGCGAACTTGGTCCGGTGCTGGCGGGACTGATGGTGGCCGCGCGCGTCGCCGCCGGGATCACCGCCGAACTGGGATCGATGAAGTCCTCCGAGCAGATTGACGCCCTGGTCGCCTTCGGCGTCGATCCGATCAAGAAACTGGCGGTGCCGCGCTTCTGGGCGCTGTTCATCATGATGCCGATTCTCACGATCATCTGCGACTTCGTCGCCATCGCCGGCGGCTACATCATCGCCGTCTACATCGCCCACAGTTCGGGCACCGCCTATTGGACGAACGTGATCTACAAACTGACACTGGGCAATTTCATCATCGGGCTGGTCAAACCCTTCCTGTTCGCCATGATCATCGCGTCGATTTCGACCTACATGGGTTTCTCGACCGCCGGCGGCACCAAGGGCGTAGGCCGTTCGACCACCGACTCGGTGGTCGCCTGCTCAATCACCATCCTGATGATCAATTTCCTGTTCACCCGCCTGGTCGTGCCGCGCCTGCAGGGGTTGATGTAG
- a CDS encoding ATP-binding cassette domain-containing protein, which translates to MIRFENVSFAYGAVPVLRDVSFTVAPGETVVMLGVSGSGKSTILKLVAGLVHPQTGRIWINGRDMTHAGEGEWSALRTKIGYVFQGGALFDSMTVGENIGYALLEHTDKSIAEIEQVARETLRFLNLSEEIIDELPDALSGGMQRRVAIGRAVAAVDPLIMLYDEPTTGLDPISTKAITELILKLQRVKRVSSIVVTHQIADAFEVTNHFIVLHNGVMVFDGDGAALVRSSQPHVREFLTPFLDSVQAMPSDGRAGA; encoded by the coding sequence ATGATCCGGTTCGAGAACGTGTCGTTTGCCTATGGCGCCGTCCCGGTGCTGCGCGACGTGAGTTTCACCGTTGCCCCGGGCGAGACGGTCGTCATGCTCGGTGTCTCCGGCTCGGGCAAAAGCACCATCCTCAAGTTGGTCGCGGGGCTGGTGCATCCGCAGACCGGACGGATCTGGATCAACGGCCGCGACATGACCCATGCCGGCGAGGGCGAATGGAGCGCCCTGCGCACCAAGATCGGCTATGTCTTTCAGGGCGGCGCGCTCTTCGATTCGATGACGGTGGGCGAGAACATCGGCTACGCCCTGCTGGAGCACACCGACAAATCCATCGCCGAGATCGAGCAGGTGGCGCGCGAAACGCTGCGCTTCCTCAATCTGTCGGAGGAGATCATCGACGAACTGCCCGATGCCCTCTCCGGCGGGATGCAGAGGCGGGTGGCGATCGGGCGCGCGGTGGCGGCCGTCGATCCGCTCATCATGCTCTACGATGAGCCCACCACTGGATTGGACCCGATCTCGACCAAGGCGATCACCGAATTGATCCTGAAGCTGCAGCGGGTCAAGCGTGTCTCCTCAATTGTCGTCACGCACCAGATTGCCGACGCCTTCGAGGTGACCAATCACTTCATCGTCCTGCACAACGGCGTGATGGTCTTCGACGGAGACGGCGCGGCGCTGGTTCGTTCGTCGCAGCCGCACGTGAGGGAATTCCTCACGCCCTTCCTCGATTCGGTTCAGGCGATGCCGTCGGACGGGAGGGCGGGAGCGTGA
- the arsC gene encoding arsenate reductase (thioredoxin) — MTILFLCTGNSCRSQMAEGFARHFGGGRFAVDSAGLEAHGLNPQAVAAMAEIGIDISAQRSKVIDAAMIDSADLIVTVCDYAREHCPVVPTRVRQLHWSFDDPAKATGTPEEVRAVFRRVRDEIGARVRALVESL; from the coding sequence GTGACCATCCTCTTTCTCTGCACGGGCAACTCCTGCCGCTCGCAGATGGCGGAGGGGTTTGCCCGCCATTTTGGCGGCGGGCGCTTTGCGGTCGACTCCGCCGGACTGGAAGCGCACGGCCTCAACCCGCAGGCGGTCGCGGCGATGGCCGAAATCGGCATCGACATCAGCGCCCAGCGATCGAAAGTCATCGATGCGGCCATGATTGATTCCGCCGACCTGATCGTCACGGTCTGCGATTACGCCCGTGAACACTGCCCGGTGGTCCCAACACGCGTCCGCCAATTGCACTGGTCGTTTGATGATCCGGCGAAGGCCACGGGAACGCCGGAGGAGGTCCGGGCGGTCTTTCGCCGCGTGCGCGATGAGATCGGCGCCCGGGTGCGCGCGCTGGTCGAGTCGCTCTGA
- a CDS encoding MlaD family protein, with protein sequence MKRSGRVPWVEVRVGMVILFAFAVLLWAAFNGSGMTVFEKTDELHAYFNDVSGLVFGSPVWLGGIEVGNVTKIEFVERDGVGMIHVAFHVKEAAWSRLSERSQVSVGTMGLMGDKFIAVSMGKPGEKPVEPGATLPTAVSTDMTSVFSGVPALMDSVKITLGHLNTTLARVENGEGLLGRLTTNSATSDEIDSLLHASRLAMRELVTTQRRLVAAMEGAAGSIDTLAHDVLHGDGTLARLVYDSSLYVNLRDVSARSDSLLARWESGPGTMGRLSSDSMLYVQVRDVVADTRRLLDDMMANPKKYFKFSVF encoded by the coding sequence ATGAAACGCAGCGGACGGGTGCCGTGGGTCGAGGTTCGGGTCGGCATGGTGATTCTCTTCGCCTTCGCCGTGCTGCTCTGGGCCGCGTTCAACGGCAGCGGGATGACCGTCTTTGAAAAGACCGACGAACTGCATGCCTACTTCAACGATGTCAGCGGCCTGGTCTTCGGCTCGCCGGTCTGGCTCGGAGGCATCGAAGTCGGCAACGTCACCAAGATTGAATTTGTCGAGCGCGACGGGGTTGGCATGATCCATGTCGCGTTCCATGTCAAGGAAGCGGCCTGGTCGCGCCTGTCTGAGCGCTCGCAGGTCTCGGTGGGCACCATGGGGTTGATGGGCGATAAGTTCATCGCGGTGAGCATGGGCAAACCGGGCGAAAAACCGGTCGAGCCCGGCGCGACGCTGCCCACCGCGGTCTCCACCGACATGACCTCGGTCTTTTCCGGCGTTCCGGCGCTGATGGACAGCGTCAAGATCACCCTCGGTCATCTGAACACGACCCTGGCGCGCGTCGAAAACGGCGAAGGGCTGCTCGGGCGGCTCACCACTAACAGCGCGACATCCGATGAGATCGACTCGCTTCTGCATGCCTCGCGGCTGGCGATGCGCGAGCTGGTCACCACCCAGCGCCGGCTGGTGGCCGCGATGGAAGGGGCGGCCGGCTCGATCGACACCTTGGCGCATGATGTCCTGCACGGCGATGGCACATTGGCGCGGCTGGTCTATGATTCTTCGCTTTACGTTAATCTCCGCGATGTCTCCGCTCGCAGCGATTCGCTGCTGGCCCGATGGGAATCCGGGCCGGGGACCATGGGACGGCTGTCGTCAGATTCGATGCTGTATGTCCAGGTGCGTGACGTGGTCGCCGACACCCGGCGTCTGCTCGACGACATGATGGCCAACCCGAAAAAGTACTTCAAGTTCAGCGTGTTTTAG
- a CDS encoding DUF169 domain-containing protein, protein MTNADFAAEIEKYIRPATFPVAIKMLKPGEPLPPKVKRPKADLGFEAAICQVIGLARRYGWALAVARDDISCPITKAFFGFEERVPYLTEGHACAGMYTASAEAGARTEAAIPHFPHGEYDRLVCAPLAKAQFDWDVVVIYGNSAQVMRLVTGALYQGGGVMPSQTAGRVDCADLIIGAMKSGQCQYVLPCYGDRIFGGTTDEEMAFSLPKAKMMQLVEGLEGTQKGGVRYPIPTYLRFTGEFPESYRKLEDFWDKS, encoded by the coding sequence ATGACCAACGCCGACTTTGCCGCTGAAATCGAGAAGTATATTCGCCCGGCGACCTTCCCGGTGGCGATCAAGATGCTCAAGCCGGGGGAGCCGTTGCCGCCGAAGGTGAAACGTCCGAAGGCCGATCTGGGCTTCGAGGCCGCCATCTGCCAGGTGATCGGGCTGGCGCGACGATATGGCTGGGCGTTGGCGGTCGCGCGTGATGATATCTCCTGCCCGATCACCAAGGCCTTCTTTGGCTTCGAGGAGCGGGTGCCATATCTGACCGAAGGCCACGCCTGCGCCGGCATGTACACCGCCAGCGCCGAGGCCGGCGCGCGCACCGAAGCGGCGATCCCGCACTTTCCGCATGGCGAATACGATCGTCTGGTCTGCGCGCCGCTGGCGAAGGCGCAGTTCGACTGGGATGTCGTGGTCATCTACGGCAACTCGGCGCAGGTAATGCGACTGGTGACCGGTGCGCTCTACCAGGGCGGCGGGGTGATGCCATCGCAGACCGCCGGACGGGTCGATTGCGCCGACCTGATCATCGGCGCGATGAAGTCCGGCCAGTGTCAGTATGTGCTGCCCTGCTATGGCGACCGCATCTTCGGCGGCACCACCGATGAAGAGATGGCCTTCTCGCTGCCGAAGGCGAAGATGATGCAACTGGTCGAGGGGCTCGAAGGCACCCAAAAGGGCGGCGTGCGCTATCCGATCCCGACCTATCTGCGCTTCACCGGTGAGTTTCCTGAGTCATACCGGAAGCTGGAAGACTTCTGGGACAAGTCCTGA
- a CDS encoding GNAT family N-acetyltransferase, translated as MTSDTLRIVNEPHATADDIALVKSALYEFNMLRMNDHKPQPINLFLRDQDNVIYGGLLANCWGQWAHIDFLWIAEQGRGHGYGARMLEMAHAEARAFGCRGAYLETFSFQARPFYERFGYKVVGEVRDYPPGQTYYFMAKSPL; from the coding sequence ATGACATCCGACACACTCCGCATCGTCAACGAGCCGCATGCCACCGCCGACGATATCGCGCTGGTGAAAAGCGCCCTCTACGAATTCAACATGCTGCGCATGAACGACCACAAGCCGCAGCCGATCAATCTGTTCCTGCGCGACCAGGACAATGTCATCTATGGCGGACTACTGGCCAACTGCTGGGGGCAGTGGGCGCATATCGACTTTCTCTGGATCGCCGAGCAGGGAAGAGGGCACGGATACGGGGCGCGGATGCTCGAGATGGCTCATGCGGAGGCGCGCGCCTTCGGCTGCCGCGGCGCCTATCTCGAGACATTCAGTTTTCAGGCGCGGCCCTTCTACGAGCGCTTCGGATACAAAGTCGTTGGCGAAGTCCGGGATTACCCGCCGGGGCAGACTTACTACTTCATGGCGAAGTCCCCGTTGTGA
- a CDS encoding putative metal-dependent hydrolase, which yields MLSAAERQELIEKMRQLPDQIEAAVRGLNDAQLDTPYGPGKWTVRQVAHHLADSHMNAIIRMKLVLAEDNPTLKPYNQDDWARFEDAAKLPVAPSLSIIRGVHERMVHMLRQAPESAFRRTAHHPEHGTITLDDLVGIYGRHGEKHCGQITGLRSARGW from the coding sequence ATGCTTTCTGCCGCCGAACGCCAGGAACTCATCGAGAAGATGCGTCAACTGCCCGACCAGATCGAAGCGGCCGTGCGCGGGCTGAACGATGCGCAACTGGACACCCCTTATGGCCCAGGGAAGTGGACGGTGCGCCAGGTGGCGCACCATTTGGCCGATTCGCACATGAACGCCATTATCCGCATGAAGCTGGTGCTGGCCGAGGACAACCCGACGCTGAAGCCCTACAATCAGGATGATTGGGCGCGCTTCGAGGATGCCGCGAAACTGCCGGTCGCGCCGTCGCTGTCCATCATCCGCGGGGTGCATGAACGCATGGTGCACATGCTGCGGCAGGCGCCCGAGTCCGCCTTCCGGCGCACCGCGCATCATCCCGAGCATGGCACGATCACGCTGGATGATTTGGTCGGCATCTATGGCCGCCACGGCGAGAAGCACTGTGGCCAGATCACCGGCTTGCGTTCGGCCCGCGGTTGGTAG
- a CDS encoding uroporphyrinogen decarboxylase family protein: MTTRWHPRDRLDALAAGESPDRPPVSLWRHFYRDEDDLDAYVEAMIGWQRTYGWDFMKINPRASYQYEPWGVIMRPSPDRATKPERIGWPVVQPLDWLKITPRPITHPCFDFQLRAITRIRRAIPRPFPLVMTVFNPISILGDMVPSEELLVRSLREAPDLVAAALRAVTDTFVRLVPEFRNAGADGIFFATTQWASASRLSVEELRRWALPYDREVWQASGGDAFNILHVCDRQIHLAEYREFDAALVNWDVALPGNPSLAEGHALIGRPVLGGIHHETDLVRATPAELRQAVRRLLDENREIPYAVGPGCAIPVTTPSDNVAAVRAAVDRA, translated from the coding sequence ATGACAACGCGCTGGCATCCGCGGGACCGTCTCGACGCCCTCGCCGCCGGGGAGTCCCCCGACCGTCCGCCGGTCTCCCTCTGGCGGCACTTCTACCGCGACGAGGATGACCTCGATGCCTATGTCGAGGCCATGATCGGCTGGCAGCGGACCTACGGCTGGGATTTCATGAAAATCAACCCCCGGGCTTCGTATCAATACGAGCCCTGGGGTGTGATCATGCGTCCCAGCCCCGATCGCGCGACGAAGCCGGAGCGCATCGGCTGGCCGGTCGTTCAACCGCTGGATTGGCTGAAGATCACGCCGCGCCCCATTACCCATCCCTGTTTTGATTTCCAATTGCGCGCCATCACCCGCATCCGCCGTGCCATCCCGCGTCCGTTTCCATTGGTGATGACCGTCTTCAACCCGATTTCCATCCTGGGCGACATGGTGCCGAGCGAGGAACTGCTGGTTCGCTCGCTGCGAGAGGCGCCCGACCTGGTCGCCGCGGCCCTGCGCGCGGTGACCGACACCTTCGTCCGCCTCGTGCCGGAGTTCCGCAACGCCGGCGCCGATGGAATCTTCTTCGCCACCACGCAGTGGGCGTCGGCGTCACGGCTGTCCGTCGAGGAGCTGCGGCGCTGGGCGCTGCCCTACGACCGCGAAGTCTGGCAGGCATCCGGCGGCGACGCGTTCAACATCCTGCACGTCTGCGACCGCCAGATTCATCTCGCCGAATACCGCGAGTTCGACGCCGCGTTGGTCAATTGGGATGTCGCCCTGCCCGGCAACCCATCCTTGGCGGAGGGGCACGCCCTTATCGGCCGTCCGGTGCTGGGCGGCATCCATCATGAAACCGACCTGGTACGGGCCACGCCCGCGGAATTGCGGCAGGCGGTGCGACGACTCCTTGATGAGAACCGTGAGATTCCGTATGCTGTGGGGCCCGGATGCGCCATTCCGGTGACCACACCGTCGGACAACGTGGCCGCCGTACGCGCCGCCGTGGACAGAGCGTGA
- a CDS encoding GAF domain-containing protein — protein MPKSPQPNDILSIVGRIVDTAPSADKAMDAVVELLHHRIPHYTWVGFYLMDGDRELALGPFRGKPSPHTRIPLDQGICGAAASQKATVIVDDVSADPRYLACSLETRSEIVVPIMRGDRCLGEIDIDSDQPAAFGPEDQRLLEQIAARLAPLLARR, from the coding sequence GTGCCGAAAAGCCCGCAACCCAATGATATTCTGAGCATCGTCGGACGCATCGTCGACACGGCGCCCTCGGCCGACAAGGCGATGGATGCGGTCGTCGAACTGCTCCATCACCGCATCCCGCATTACACGTGGGTTGGTTTCTATCTCATGGACGGCGACCGCGAACTGGCGCTGGGGCCGTTTCGCGGCAAACCCTCGCCGCATACGCGCATACCGCTGGACCAGGGCATCTGCGGCGCGGCCGCCTCGCAGAAGGCGACCGTGATCGTCGATGACGTGAGCGCCGACCCGCGCTACCTCGCCTGCTCGCTGGAGACCCGTTCGGAGATTGTCGTGCCGATCATGCGGGGCGATCGCTGCCTGGGCGAGATCGATATTGATTCCGACCAACCCGCCGCCTTCGGCCCTGAGGATCAGCGCCTGCTTGAGCAGATCGCCGCGCGCCTCGCGCCGCTGCTGGCCCGGCGCTGA
- a CDS encoding TerC family protein, whose protein sequence is MLGTEGPTFWIGFLSLILALLLFDLLWFHRKPHTIGPKEALGWVCFWVALAVAFNGFVYLDLGTTKALEFSTGYLVELALSLDNVFVFIVIFRYFKVPTQYQHRVLFYGILGAIILRGVFILVGAALLNRFHWLLYVFGAFLVITAIKLLLQKDEGVHPEHNPVLKWLRKAIPISRDYHGQKFFIRHTAGLMATPLLAVLVLIESTDVVFALDSIPAIFGITKDPFIIYTSNIFAILGLRSLYMLLAGIMDKFFYLKYGLGAVLLFIGVKMLISGWVHIPIALSLGVVAALLGGSIVISFLHPVTPRIPTE, encoded by the coding sequence ATGCTGGGCACCGAAGGACCCACGTTCTGGATCGGATTCCTCAGCCTGATTCTGGCGCTTCTGTTGTTTGACCTGTTGTGGTTTCACCGCAAGCCGCACACGATCGGTCCGAAGGAGGCGCTGGGCTGGGTCTGCTTCTGGGTGGCGCTGGCGGTTGCCTTCAACGGCTTTGTCTACCTTGATCTGGGGACCACCAAGGCGCTGGAGTTCAGCACCGGCTACCTGGTCGAACTGGCGCTGAGTCTCGACAACGTGTTTGTCTTTATCGTCATCTTTCGCTACTTCAAGGTGCCGACCCAGTACCAGCACCGGGTGCTCTTTTATGGCATCCTCGGCGCCATCATCCTGCGCGGCGTCTTCATTCTCGTGGGCGCGGCGCTGTTGAATCGCTTCCACTGGCTACTGTATGTCTTCGGCGCCTTCCTGGTGATCACCGCGATCAAGCTGCTCCTGCAAAAAGACGAGGGTGTGCACCCGGAGCACAACCCGGTCCTCAAGTGGCTGCGCAAGGCGATTCCGATCAGCCGCGATTACCACGGGCAGAAGTTCTTCATCCGGCACACCGCCGGGCTGATGGCCACGCCGCTTCTGGCGGTGCTGGTGCTGATCGAGAGCACCGATGTGGTCTTCGCGCTCGACTCGATTCCGGCGATCTTCGGGATTACCAAGGATCCGTTCATCATCTACACGTCAAACATCTTCGCCATCCTGGGCCTGCGCTCGCTGTACATGCTGTTGGCCGGGATCATGGACAAGTTCTTCTACCTCAAGTATGGCCTTGGCGCGGTGCTTCTGTTCATCGGCGTCAAGATGCTGATCTCCGGCTGGGTGCACATTCCGATCGCGCTCTCGCTGGGCGTGGTCGCCGCGCTGCTCGGCGGGTCGATCGTCATCTCCTTCCTCCATCCCGTCACGCCCCGGATTCCGACGGAATAG